In Chromobacterium rhizoryzae, one genomic interval encodes:
- a CDS encoding tRNA dihydrouridine synthase codes for MKLVLAPMEGLVDEAMRDVLTRVGGIDLCVTEFVRVTSALLPTRTFMRLAPELARGGKTRAGVTVRVQLLGSDPACLAENAAKAASLGAPGIDLNFGCPAPTVNRHRGGAVLLNDPELLFQIVQAVRAAVPAEIPVTAKMRLGYEDKSRALECARALEAGGAQELAVHGRTKVEGYRPPAHWDWIARIRESVAVPVVANGEVWTLDDYRAIREQSGCDTVMIGRGLVACPDLALRIKRGDGAEAMPWSEMQPWVLDLFLQCRVQSEDGRYPVARTKQWLGQLKRTWPEAGALFERIRRLTTPDDVEPVLRDMLAK; via the coding sequence ATGAAATTGGTTCTTGCCCCGATGGAGGGCCTGGTGGACGAGGCGATGCGCGATGTGCTGACCCGGGTGGGCGGCATTGATCTGTGCGTGACCGAGTTCGTCCGCGTCACCTCGGCGCTCCTGCCCACCCGCACTTTCATGCGGCTGGCCCCGGAGCTGGCGCGCGGCGGCAAGACCCGCGCCGGCGTCACGGTGCGGGTGCAATTGCTGGGTTCGGACCCGGCCTGTCTGGCCGAGAACGCCGCCAAGGCCGCCAGCCTGGGCGCGCCGGGCATAGACCTGAATTTCGGCTGTCCGGCGCCCACTGTCAACCGCCATCGCGGCGGCGCCGTCCTGCTCAACGATCCCGAGCTGTTGTTCCAGATCGTCCAGGCGGTGCGCGCGGCGGTGCCGGCCGAAATACCGGTCACCGCCAAAATGCGGCTGGGCTATGAAGACAAAAGCCGGGCCTTGGAATGCGCGCGGGCGCTGGAAGCCGGCGGCGCGCAGGAACTGGCGGTGCACGGCCGCACCAAGGTGGAGGGCTACCGGCCGCCGGCGCATTGGGACTGGATCGCCCGCATCCGCGAGAGCGTGGCGGTGCCGGTGGTGGCCAACGGCGAGGTGTGGACGCTGGACGATTACCGCGCCATCCGCGAGCAAAGCGGCTGCGACACGGTGATGATAGGCCGCGGCCTGGTGGCCTGCCCGGACCTGGCGCTGCGCATCAAGCGCGGGGACGGCGCCGAAGCCATGCCCTGGAGCGAGATGCAGCCCTGGGTGCTGGACCTGTTTCTGCAGTGCCGCGTCCAGTCCGAGGACGGACGCTACCCGGTGGCGCGCACCAAGCAATGGCTGGGGCAGCTCAAGCGCACCTGGCCCGAGGCCGGCGCCTTGTTCGAGCGCATCCGCAGGCTGACCACGCCGGACGATGTGGAACCTGTACTGCGAGACATGCTTGCTAAGTAA
- the mmsB gene encoding 3-hydroxyisobutyrate dehydrogenase — translation MQTIAFIGLGNMGGPMAANLLKQGYKLNVFDLSADALAKLVAAGARAAASAADAVRGADAVISMLPAGRHVEGLYLGESGLFAQLPAGALVIDCSTIDAATARKVAAAADAAGLKMLDAPVSGGTAGAAAGTLTFIVGGAAAELERARPLLQAMGKNIFHAGAAGAGQTAKICNNMLLGILMAGTAEALALGVKNGLDPKVLSDIISQSSGRNWATELYNPWPGVMENAPASRGYSGGFMTELMLKDLGLAEETALHSHAANPLGSLARNLYEEHAQAGFGKLDFSSILKHFHPLD, via the coding sequence ATGCAAACCATCGCCTTCATCGGCCTGGGCAATATGGGCGGCCCCATGGCCGCCAACCTGCTGAAGCAGGGTTATAAGTTGAACGTGTTCGACCTGTCCGCCGACGCGCTGGCCAAGCTGGTCGCCGCCGGCGCGCGCGCGGCCGCCAGCGCCGCCGACGCCGTCCGCGGCGCCGACGCGGTGATTTCCATGCTGCCGGCCGGCCGCCACGTGGAAGGCCTGTACCTGGGCGAGTCCGGCCTGTTCGCGCAACTGCCGGCCGGCGCCCTGGTCATCGATTGCAGCACCATAGACGCCGCCACCGCGCGCAAGGTGGCCGCCGCGGCCGACGCCGCCGGCCTCAAGATGCTGGACGCGCCGGTGTCCGGCGGCACCGCCGGCGCCGCCGCCGGCACCTTGACCTTCATCGTCGGCGGCGCCGCCGCCGAGCTGGAACGGGCGCGGCCTCTGCTGCAAGCCATGGGCAAGAACATCTTCCACGCCGGCGCCGCCGGCGCCGGCCAGACCGCCAAGATCTGCAACAATATGCTGCTGGGCATCCTGATGGCCGGCACCGCGGAGGCGCTGGCGCTGGGCGTGAAGAACGGGCTGGACCCCAAGGTGCTGTCCGACATCATCAGCCAGAGCTCCGGCCGCAACTGGGCCACCGAGCTGTACAACCCCTGGCCCGGCGTGATGGAGAACGCGCCGGCCAGCCGCGGCTACAGCGGCGGCTTCATGACTGAACTGATGCTGAAAGACCTGGGCCTGGCCGAGGAAACCGCGCTGCACAGCCACGCGGCCAATCCGCTGGGATCGCTGGCCCGCAATCTGTACGAGGAACACGCGCAGGCCGGCTTCGGCAAACTGGACTTCTCCAGCATCCTCAAGCACTTCCACCCGCTGGATTGA
- a CDS encoding acyl-CoA dehydrogenase family protein, translating to MDFALTEEQIAFQDSARDFAASELAPRAAEWDEEETFPLEVIRRSGEMGFLGLYTPEAYGGLGLSRQDSAIVFEELAAGCTSTAAYLTIHNMVSWMIASFGSPELAERWVPRMVSGELLGSYCLTEPGAGSDAASLKTRAERKGDSYVLNGSKMFISGAGSTQVLVVMARTGGPGPKGVSAFVVPADAPGVQYGKKEKKMGWNSQPTRAITFDNVEIPAANRLGEEGQGFAFAMKGLDGGRINIATCAVGTAQAALAAAQRYVQERQQFGQPLAELQSVQFRLADMLTELVAARQMVRLAAWKLDQASPDAGAYCAMAKRLATDLSFNVANNALQLFGGYGYLKDFPLERHVRDLRVHQILEGTNEVMRMIVARKLLQDGALETLR from the coding sequence ATGGATTTCGCACTGACCGAAGAACAAATCGCCTTTCAGGACAGCGCCCGCGACTTCGCCGCCAGCGAGCTCGCGCCACGCGCCGCGGAATGGGACGAAGAGGAAACCTTCCCGCTGGAGGTGATCCGCCGCAGCGGCGAGATGGGCTTTCTCGGCCTGTACACGCCGGAAGCCTACGGCGGCCTGGGCCTGTCGCGGCAGGACTCCGCCATCGTCTTTGAAGAACTGGCCGCCGGCTGCACCTCCACCGCCGCCTATCTGACCATCCACAATATGGTCAGCTGGATGATAGCCAGCTTCGGCAGCCCGGAACTGGCCGAGCGCTGGGTGCCGCGCATGGTCAGCGGCGAGCTGCTGGGCAGCTACTGCCTGACCGAGCCCGGCGCCGGCTCCGACGCCGCCTCGCTGAAGACCCGCGCCGAGCGCAAGGGCGATAGCTATGTGCTCAACGGCTCCAAGATGTTCATCTCCGGCGCCGGCAGCACCCAGGTGCTGGTGGTGATGGCGCGCACCGGCGGCCCCGGCCCCAAGGGCGTGTCCGCCTTCGTGGTGCCGGCGGACGCGCCCGGCGTGCAATACGGCAAGAAAGAGAAAAAAATGGGCTGGAACAGCCAGCCCACCCGCGCCATCACCTTCGACAATGTGGAAATCCCGGCCGCCAACCGGCTGGGCGAGGAAGGCCAGGGCTTCGCCTTCGCGATGAAGGGCCTGGACGGCGGCCGCATCAATATCGCCACCTGCGCGGTGGGCACCGCCCAGGCCGCGCTGGCCGCCGCCCAGCGCTATGTGCAGGAACGCCAGCAATTCGGCCAGCCGCTGGCCGAGCTGCAAAGCGTGCAGTTCCGGCTGGCGGACATGCTGACCGAGCTGGTGGCCGCGCGGCAGATGGTGCGGCTGGCGGCGTGGAAACTGGACCAGGCCAGCCCGGACGCCGGCGCTTATTGCGCCATGGCAAAGCGGCTGGCCACCGATTTGAGTTTCAATGTGGCCAACAACGCGCTGCAACTGTTCGGCGGCTACGGCTATCTGAAGGACTTCCCGCTGGAACGCCATGTGCGCGACCTGCGCGTGCACCAGATTCTGGAAGGCACCAATGAAGTGATGCGGATGATCGTGGCGCGCAAGCTGTTGCAGGACGGCGCGCTGGAAACCCTGCGCTGA
- a CDS encoding enoyl-CoA hydratase codes for MNHYAHLNVEKRGHTAVITIDNPPANTWNRDSLSALKRLVADLNADRDIYALVITGQGEKFFSAGADLKLFADGDKKVATEMTMLFGEAFEALSAFRGVSIAAVNGYAMGGGLECALACDIRIAEEQAQMALPEAGVGLLPCAGGTQNLPWLVGEGWAKRMILCGERIDARTAERIGLVEEVVAKGQALDAALKLAEQAARQSPSSVAVCKQLVQRARLQPPAHNLIHEREGFIKLFDTQDQGEGTRAFLEKRAPQWKNA; via the coding sequence ATGAATCACTACGCCCACCTGAACGTGGAAAAACGCGGCCACACCGCCGTGATCACCATAGACAATCCGCCGGCCAACACCTGGAACCGCGACAGCCTGAGCGCGCTGAAACGGCTGGTGGCGGACCTGAACGCCGACCGCGACATCTATGCGCTGGTGATCACCGGCCAGGGCGAGAAGTTCTTCTCCGCCGGCGCAGACCTCAAGCTGTTCGCCGACGGCGACAAAAAGGTGGCCACCGAGATGACCATGCTGTTCGGCGAGGCCTTCGAGGCCTTGTCCGCCTTCCGCGGCGTCAGCATCGCCGCCGTCAACGGCTATGCGATGGGCGGCGGCCTGGAGTGCGCGCTGGCCTGCGACATCCGCATCGCCGAAGAACAGGCGCAAATGGCGCTGCCGGAAGCCGGCGTCGGCCTGCTGCCCTGCGCCGGCGGCACCCAGAACCTGCCCTGGCTGGTGGGCGAAGGCTGGGCCAAGCGCATGATTCTGTGCGGCGAGCGCATCGACGCGCGCACCGCCGAGCGCATCGGCCTGGTGGAAGAAGTGGTGGCCAAGGGCCAGGCGCTGGACGCCGCGCTCAAGCTGGCGGAACAAGCCGCGCGCCAGTCGCCGTCCTCGGTGGCGGTGTGCAAGCAACTGGTGCAGCGCGCGCGGCTGCAGCCGCCGGCTCACAATCTGATCCACGAGCGCGAAGGCTTCATCAAGCTGTTCGACACCCAGGACCAGGGCGAAGGCACCCGCGCCTTCCTGGAAAAACGCGCGCCGCAATGGAAGAACGCCTGA
- a CDS encoding enoyl-CoA hydratase/isomerase family protein: protein MSNLVLFEELPVRGGQRIAIATLNAEKSLNALTLDMIRLLDARLSAWENDDAVVAVLLRGAGDKAFCAGGDVRSLRAALLEDGEVYPNPHAVAFFSEEYRLDYRIHRYRKPLIVWGGGIVMGGGLGLMAGASHRVATPATRIAMPEITIGLYPDVAGSWFLQRMPAKLGLFLGLTGAPLNAGDALLCNLADHVLPADGQTPLLTALRDLAWEQPAERHHGLVSALLNEMERDVALPEANAGRNLLAVHQLMNRGSLEAVAAALRDTAFEDPWLAGAAKSFAHGCPTSAAVCWEIFQRAKHLSLAEVLRMELALSVNFCAKPDFREGVRALLVDKDRAPQWHCRELGDIPPGWVDSHFDSPWTEADHPLAALQ from the coding sequence ATGTCCAACCTGGTACTGTTTGAAGAACTGCCGGTCCGAGGCGGCCAGCGCATCGCCATCGCCACGCTGAACGCGGAAAAATCGCTGAACGCGCTGACGCTGGACATGATACGGCTGCTGGACGCGCGCTTGAGCGCCTGGGAGAACGACGACGCCGTGGTGGCCGTGCTGCTGCGCGGCGCCGGCGACAAGGCCTTCTGCGCCGGCGGCGACGTGCGCTCGCTGCGCGCCGCGCTGCTGGAAGACGGCGAGGTCTATCCCAACCCGCACGCCGTCGCCTTCTTCAGCGAGGAATACCGGCTCGACTACCGCATCCACCGCTACCGCAAGCCGCTGATCGTATGGGGCGGCGGCATCGTCATGGGCGGCGGCCTGGGCCTGATGGCCGGCGCCAGCCACCGCGTGGCCACCCCGGCCACCCGCATCGCGATGCCGGAAATCACCATAGGCCTGTACCCGGACGTGGCCGGCAGCTGGTTCCTGCAACGGATGCCGGCCAAGCTCGGCCTGTTCCTGGGCCTGACCGGCGCGCCGCTGAACGCCGGCGACGCCTTGCTGTGCAATCTGGCCGACCATGTGCTGCCGGCCGACGGCCAGACCCCGCTGCTGACCGCGCTGCGCGATCTGGCCTGGGAGCAGCCGGCGGAACGCCACCACGGCCTGGTCAGCGCCCTGCTCAACGAGATGGAGCGCGACGTGGCGCTGCCGGAGGCCAACGCCGGCCGCAATCTGCTGGCGGTGCATCAGCTGATGAACCGCGGCAGCCTGGAAGCGGTGGCCGCCGCGCTGCGCGACACCGCCTTCGAAGACCCGTGGCTGGCCGGCGCCGCCAAGAGCTTCGCTCACGGCTGCCCGACGTCCGCCGCCGTCTGCTGGGAAATCTTCCAGCGCGCCAAACACCTGTCCCTGGCCGAGGTCCTGCGCATGGAGCTGGCGCTGTCGGTCAACTTCTGCGCCAAGCCGGACTTCCGCGAAGGCGTGCGCGCGCTGCTGGTGGACAAGGACCGCGCGCCGCAATGGCATTGCCGCGAGCTGGGCGATATTCCGCCGGGCTGGGTGGACAGCCATTTCGATTCGCCGTGGACGGAGGCCGACCACCCGCTGGCCGCGCTCCAATAA
- a CDS encoding MerR family transcriptional regulator → MAEQTYSITELAQEFDVTTRTIRFYEDQQLLEPLRAGQRRIYSRRDRVRLMLILRGKRIGLSLQEIRELFALYDAASDDAPQLHEFIRILQRKEQQLLEQMEDIKVVLSEISQLRHQCEKTLDKRGADARQST, encoded by the coding sequence ATGGCGGAGCAGACCTACAGCATTACCGAATTGGCGCAGGAGTTCGACGTGACCACGCGCACCATCCGCTTTTACGAAGACCAGCAATTGCTGGAGCCGCTGCGGGCGGGGCAGCGCCGCATCTACAGCCGGCGCGACCGGGTGCGGCTGATGCTGATTCTGCGCGGCAAGCGCATCGGCCTGTCCCTGCAGGAAATCCGCGAGCTGTTCGCGCTCTACGACGCGGCCAGCGACGACGCGCCGCAGCTGCACGAATTCATCCGCATCCTGCAACGCAAGGAACAGCAGCTGCTGGAGCAGATGGAAGACATCAAGGTGGTATTGAGCGAAATTTCCCAATTGCGGCATCAGTGCGAGAAAACGCTGGACAAGCGCGGCGCGGATGCCCGGCAATCGACTTGA
- a CDS encoding GNAT family N-acetyltransferase — MQIAIRQAGAESVRCWLPLFLAYLDFYQVAQPAEACAAFLEQRLSTGEAVVFLAEDAAGVQGFALLYPGFSSLSLRPHWLLHDLFVSPACRGGGVGRVLLERCQAHVAALGGGLTLQTAHGNLNAQRLYEQSGFKLDSEFRVYEWSPG; from the coding sequence ATGCAAATCGCCATCCGCCAGGCCGGCGCGGAATCCGTCCGCTGCTGGCTGCCCTTGTTTCTGGCTTATCTCGATTTCTATCAGGTCGCGCAGCCGGCGGAAGCCTGCGCCGCCTTCCTGGAACAGCGGCTGAGCACGGGCGAAGCGGTGGTCTTCCTGGCGGAAGACGCCGCCGGCGTCCAAGGCTTCGCCCTGCTCTATCCCGGCTTCTCCTCGCTCTCCCTGCGCCCGCACTGGCTGCTGCACGACTTGTTCGTATCGCCGGCCTGCCGCGGCGGCGGCGTCGGCCGCGTATTGCTGGAGCGTTGCCAGGCCCATGTCGCCGCGCTGGGCGGCGGCCTCACGCTGCAAACCGCGCACGGCAATCTGAACGCGCAGCGGCTGTACGAACAATCAGGATTTAAACTGGATAGCGAATTCCGG
- a CDS encoding mechanosensitive ion channel family protein: MDTAPTVSWLEKLIPQAWHDSLTLFVALTAACAALLYLLRPEARKSTLRSLLAAAVALVVINLGPQGDQAVAEWIKQVAIIVLGLALIRLWAMMLMRLFLPLLRLHPPRILEDILLVLGCVGWGLVLLRLAGLDLSHIVTTSAVITGVLAFSMQDTLGNILAGLSLQLDNSVEVGDWIKSGELSGRVVEINWRATLVETRNWETVVIPNSQLMKGQFAILGKHQGGPLQWRRWVWFNINWDTLPNQIITVVERSLREAQLPGVALSPEPNCILMGFENGYSKYAVRYWLTDLAADDLTDSVVRTHIDAALRRHNLKMSSPHYNVLTIKDNEKYMEARMKKHLEERVQALRKVELLTSLNDEEMVVLADQLKFTPFVTGDIIMHQGAVAHWLYIMLSGEVEVWVNLPDGSRKLVDVLEGGNFFGEMGLMTGEARSGTVIARSNVECLRLDKESFQSILSSRKELAEAISSILAERLAERTRKLPQDWQEGHGSPQRAELVDKIRRFFGLAKH; encoded by the coding sequence ATGGATACGGCCCCGACGGTTAGCTGGCTGGAAAAGCTGATCCCTCAGGCGTGGCACGACAGTCTGACGCTGTTCGTGGCGCTGACGGCCGCCTGCGCCGCCTTGCTCTATCTGCTGCGGCCGGAAGCCCGCAAGTCGACGCTGCGTTCGCTGCTGGCCGCCGCCGTTGCGCTGGTGGTGATCAATCTGGGTCCGCAGGGCGATCAGGCGGTGGCGGAGTGGATCAAGCAGGTGGCCATCATCGTGCTGGGCCTGGCGCTGATCCGGCTGTGGGCGATGATGTTGATGCGCTTGTTCCTGCCCTTGCTGCGCCTGCATCCGCCGCGCATTCTGGAAGACATCCTGCTGGTGCTGGGCTGCGTGGGCTGGGGCCTGGTGCTCTTGCGCCTGGCCGGCCTGGACCTGAGCCACATCGTCACCACCTCGGCGGTGATCACCGGCGTGCTGGCGTTTTCCATGCAGGACACGCTGGGCAATATCCTGGCCGGTCTGTCGCTGCAACTGGACAATTCGGTGGAGGTGGGGGACTGGATCAAGTCCGGCGAGCTGTCCGGCCGGGTGGTGGAAATCAATTGGCGCGCCACCCTGGTGGAAACCCGCAACTGGGAAACCGTGGTGATTCCCAACAGCCAGCTGATGAAGGGGCAGTTCGCCATCCTGGGCAAGCACCAGGGCGGCCCGCTGCAATGGCGGCGCTGGGTGTGGTTCAACATCAATTGGGACACGCTGCCCAATCAGATCATCACCGTGGTGGAGCGCTCCTTGCGCGAGGCGCAACTGCCCGGCGTGGCCTTGTCGCCGGAGCCCAACTGTATTTTGATGGGTTTCGAGAACGGCTACAGCAAGTACGCGGTGCGTTACTGGCTGACGGATCTCGCCGCCGACGATCTGACCGATTCCGTGGTGCGCACCCATATCGACGCCGCCTTGCGCCGCCATAATCTGAAAATGTCCTCGCCGCACTACAATGTGCTGACCATCAAGGACAATGAAAAGTATATGGAAGCGCGGATGAAGAAGCACCTGGAGGAGAGGGTGCAGGCGCTGCGCAAGGTGGAGCTGCTGACCAGCCTCAACGACGAGGAAATGGTGGTGTTGGCCGATCAGCTCAAGTTCACGCCCTTCGTCACCGGCGACATCATCATGCATCAGGGCGCGGTCGCGCATTGGCTCTACATCATGCTCAGCGGCGAGGTGGAGGTGTGGGTGAACCTGCCGGACGGCAGCCGCAAGCTGGTGGACGTGCTGGAGGGCGGCAATTTCTTCGGCGAGATGGGCTTGATGACCGGCGAGGCGCGCAGCGGCACCGTGATCGCGCGTTCCAATGTGGAGTGCCTGCGGCTGGACAAGGAATCCTTCCAGTCCATTCTGAGTTCGCGCAAGGAGTTGGCCGAGGCGATCTCGTCGATTCTGGCGGAACGCCTGGCCGAGCGCACCCGCAAGCTGCCGCAGGATTGGCAGGAGGGCCACGGCTCGCCGCAGCGGGCGGAGCTGGTGGACAAGATCCGGCGTTTCTTCGGCCTGGCCAAGCATTGA
- a CDS encoding 3-hydroxybutyryl-CoA dehydrogenase: MQAKIAVVGAGTMGNGIAQVFASHGYEVRLADVSQAALDKGLAAVASSLARLVKKGQLAEADVPAILARIQTTTRLADLADRDLVVEAATENAAVKESIFRELAAVVRPDAVLASNTSSISLTRIASWVSQPERVVGMHFMNPVPVMQLVEIIRALQTGDAAYRLVYELSQALGKTPVTVKDAAGFVSNRVLMPMINEAAFTLHENLASAEDIDTVMKLGMNHPIGPLALADLIGLDTCLSIMDILYTEFRDSKYRACPLLAQLVQAGHLGRKSGKGFYSYA; this comes from the coding sequence ATGCAAGCCAAAATCGCAGTGGTGGGCGCCGGCACCATGGGCAACGGCATCGCCCAGGTCTTCGCCAGCCACGGTTACGAAGTGCGCCTGGCCGACGTCAGCCAGGCCGCGCTGGACAAGGGCCTGGCCGCCGTCGCCTCCAGCCTGGCGCGCCTGGTGAAGAAGGGCCAGCTAGCCGAGGCCGACGTCCCCGCCATTCTCGCCCGCATCCAGACCACCACCCGCCTGGCTGATCTGGCCGACCGCGACCTGGTAGTGGAAGCCGCCACCGAGAACGCCGCGGTCAAGGAAAGCATCTTCCGCGAACTGGCCGCCGTGGTGCGCCCGGACGCGGTGCTGGCGTCCAACACCTCGTCGATTTCACTGACCCGCATCGCCAGCTGGGTCAGCCAGCCGGAGCGCGTGGTGGGCATGCATTTCATGAACCCGGTGCCGGTGATGCAGCTGGTGGAAATCATCCGCGCGCTGCAAACCGGCGACGCCGCCTACCGGCTGGTCTACGAATTGAGCCAGGCGCTGGGCAAGACCCCGGTCACGGTCAAGGACGCCGCCGGCTTCGTTTCCAACCGGGTGCTGATGCCGATGATCAACGAGGCCGCCTTCACGCTGCACGAAAACCTGGCCAGCGCCGAGGACATCGACACCGTGATGAAGCTGGGCATGAACCACCCCATCGGCCCGCTGGCCTTGGCGGACCTGATCGGCCTGGACACCTGCCTGTCCATCATGGACATCCTCTACACCGAATTTCGCGACAGCAAATACCGCGCCTGCCCGCTGCTGGCCCAACTGGTGCAGGCCGGCCACCTGGGCCGCAAGAGCGGCAAGGGCTTTTACAGCTACGCCTGA
- a CDS encoding CoA-acylating methylmalonate-semialdehyde dehydrogenase encodes MTQAVPTIKLLIGGEFVESRSAEWRDIVNPATQEVLARVPMATQDEVDAAVSAAKTAFAGWKKTAIGARARIFLKYQQLIREHMKELAALLTAEQGKTLADAEGDIFRGLEVVEHASAIGNLQLGEYAENVAGGVDTYTVLQPLGVCAGITPFNFPAMIPLWMFPMAIATGNTFVLKPSEQDPMVTMRLVELALEAGIPPGVLNVVHGGEQVVNALCDHRDIKAVSFVGSTKVGTHVHQRASLNGKRTQCMMGAKNHAIVLPDANKEQALNQLTGAAFGAAGQRCMALSVAVLVGEAQQWIPELVAKARGLSVGAGKDNPDLGPLISCAARERVAGLIGRGVEEGARLELDGRDIQVAGYERGNFVGPTIFSGVKPEMSVYHQEVFGPVLCLMAADSLDDAIAIVNANPNGNGTAVFTQSGAAARKFQEEIDVGQVGINVPIPVPVPLFSFTGSRGSKLGDLGPYGKQVVLFYTQTKTVTSRWFDDAASGGKVNTTISLR; translated from the coding sequence ATGACCCAGGCAGTCCCCACCATCAAATTGCTGATCGGCGGCGAATTCGTCGAATCCCGCAGCGCCGAATGGCGTGACATCGTCAACCCGGCCACTCAGGAAGTGCTGGCGCGGGTGCCGATGGCCACCCAGGACGAAGTCGACGCCGCCGTCAGCGCCGCCAAGACCGCCTTCGCCGGCTGGAAGAAAACCGCCATCGGCGCGCGCGCGCGCATCTTCCTGAAATACCAGCAGCTGATCCGCGAGCACATGAAGGAGCTGGCGGCGCTGCTGACCGCCGAGCAAGGCAAGACCCTGGCCGACGCCGAGGGCGACATCTTCCGCGGCCTGGAAGTGGTGGAGCACGCGTCCGCCATCGGCAATCTGCAACTGGGCGAATACGCGGAGAACGTCGCCGGCGGCGTCGACACCTATACCGTGCTGCAGCCGCTGGGCGTCTGCGCCGGCATCACCCCGTTCAACTTCCCGGCGATGATTCCGCTGTGGATGTTCCCGATGGCCATCGCCACCGGCAACACCTTTGTGCTCAAACCGTCGGAACAAGACCCGATGGTGACCATGCGCCTGGTGGAGCTGGCGCTGGAAGCCGGCATCCCGCCCGGCGTGCTCAATGTGGTGCACGGCGGCGAACAGGTGGTCAACGCGCTGTGCGACCACCGCGACATCAAGGCGGTGTCCTTCGTCGGCTCCACCAAGGTGGGCACCCATGTGCACCAGCGCGCCAGCCTCAACGGCAAGCGCACCCAGTGCATGATGGGCGCCAAGAACCACGCCATCGTGCTGCCGGACGCCAATAAGGAACAGGCGCTGAACCAGTTGACCGGAGCCGCTTTCGGCGCCGCCGGCCAGCGCTGCATGGCGCTGTCGGTGGCGGTGCTGGTGGGCGAGGCCCAGCAGTGGATACCGGAGCTGGTGGCCAAGGCGCGCGGCCTGAGCGTGGGCGCCGGCAAGGACAACCCGGACCTGGGCCCGCTGATCTCCTGCGCCGCCCGCGAACGCGTGGCCGGCCTGATCGGCCGCGGCGTGGAAGAAGGCGCGCGCCTGGAACTGGACGGCCGCGACATCCAGGTGGCCGGCTACGAGCGCGGCAACTTCGTCGGCCCCACCATCTTCTCCGGCGTCAAACCGGAAATGAGCGTCTACCACCAGGAAGTCTTCGGCCCGGTGCTGTGTCTGATGGCGGCGGATTCGCTGGACGACGCCATCGCCATCGTCAACGCCAACCCCAACGGCAACGGCACCGCGGTGTTCACCCAGAGCGGCGCGGCGGCGCGCAAATTCCAGGAAGAGATCGACGTCGGCCAGGTGGGCATCAACGTGCCCATCCCGGTGCCGGTGCCGCTGTTCAGCTTCACCGGCTCGCGCGGCTCCAAGCTGGGCGACCTCGGCCCTTACGGCAAGCAGGTGGTGCTGTTCTACACCCAGACCAAGACCGTCACCAGCCGCTGGTTCGACGACGCCGCCAGCGGCGGCAAGGTCAACACCACCATTTCGCTGCGCTGA